DNA from Alnus glutinosa chromosome 2, dhAlnGlut1.1, whole genome shotgun sequence:
ATTACTATCAATATGATAAAGTTATAactcaaaagtaaaaaaaaaaaaaaaaaaaattttatatataaatgtaatataaaaattaaaaaaaaaaattacatgtaaAAGGCCTCATCTAAAATTGTCGCCTAAGGCCTCACAATATATCGAGCCGGCCCTGATTTAATACATAATTTCCAACCCTAAGTAAAACCTAATGCATAATCGATCTCCGAGGTTTTAGAGAGGTTGATTGGCTACTATACAAAATAGTACTAGAGACACAGAAACTCCCAGTACGTGTTTTTGAAGTGAGAGTGGCCGGAAGCGATGGAGGGTTTAGCCAGGAGAGTGAtggtggtggcggtggtggtgcTGATGGTGATGGGGTGGCAAACGTGCGCGGTGGCGCGGCTAATCACAGTGGGAGGGTCTCATGGATGGAATCAGAACGTAAACTACACTGAATGGTCCACTGATCATCAGCATCTACACGTTGGCGATTGGCTCTGTACGTAACCTCTCATCTCCTTTTACTTTCTACCaaagtgtttttgttctttcaCATGCATTTGGACTGCTACCTGGTTTCTTTGTTCTAATCATATCTGCCATTTTTGCAATAAGTTTTCTTGATTATATATATGTCAAGGGAAAGAAACAATGATATCGGTGAATCTTAGCAGATCCGGGAAGAAAAGATGGTGTAGCCGGCCATTCGCGTGGGATCAACCAATTACATCTTGAAATATTTTAGTTAACAATAAGGATATATAAATGAAAGAGTTAGGgttgaaattcaaaattctaatagaaaataataaatttaattatttagttaataCTTTAATACCATCTACTTAGCCAAGACTCATGAActgaaaaattgagagaaattttGAACTCATATATAAGTGGGACTGTGGGAGTATATTAATCAGACTATATATTATCTAACTGATTGAATTCATAATTTATTagtagtttaaacttttgagataattggTGGTTTATCATGGCATTGGCCCGAGATAACAATCAATGtaattgatttgatatataAATGTAAGAAATTGATAGATGATATATATTCCATTTTCAAATTGCTGAAATCCTATTATGAATGTGGATTCCTTATAATGTGTTATGTATCCAATTCATGAATGATAAAAAATTTAGTCCTTTGGGTTTGTGTCTAATATATGGACGTAAGCATCTAAAACCGAACCaccttaatttgttttttaataatccAGTTAGATTAATTTGAGGTTTATTGTTGAAACTTGGCTCTGAAGTTTCACTGTGAAGTACATGCATGTGTTACTGACTGCTACAGTtttgttttgaggtttgaagATTTCATCTTCGACAAGCACCACTACAATGTTCTGGAGGTGAACAAGACAAGCTATGAGAAGTGCAATGACCAAGGCTTCATAAGAAACATCACAAGGGGCGGCAGAGATGTGTTTCAACTGACAGAGGCAAGGCCATATTACTTCCTATCCAGTGGAGGCTACTGCTATAATGGCATGAGAGTTGCTGTGTATGTGGAAGTCGAAGCTTCAGAAACTCCGGCACCTGCTCCGGCCAAAAATGGTTCTCCTCCACCGCGTGCCCTCAACCCAATGATTCTCTCGGCCATCATGACTTTTGTATTGGCCATCCTACTCAAACCAGCAGTTGATTGATATATATACTTTGCCATTGAAAGAAATCATATCAGTGATTATACATTTGGTGTCAGCATAGAGTGATCATCATATCAACAGTTTGCCTTTTGGACAAATGAAAGGATTCACTTAGAAAATGAGAGAACATGATGATCTGTTGAGTTTTtcctttgaattttgaattggCATGTAAAATGCATTGAAACAGTAGTTTTATAATGTTAAGTTTTCCAAGGGAGGATGGAAAACTCATTGGTCCTGTTTGGAATATATTGTTCGTTTGGTTTAGTAGTTTCAAAACGTGCTATttgaaaaagacaaattttctGATAAAGTTTATTGAGCCTTACTTTTTCACAAAAGACACCTTAAATGAAGAAGTTTGCTCAAAGCTTATAAATTCCACAACCCAAACATACTTTGACAATGTGAGACTCTTAATTTTCTACGGATTGAGTTGTTAGAACTCCTACAACTCAGCctttaaaaatgtgacatatgTAACACATGCTTAAATGATACATGTCGTATTTTAGATATTGGATTAAACTCCTACAACCTaacttgtaagaaatttatgtccgtgtgaaaaaaataacaatttcaaaacgcaactaattaataaaaatgccATTAAGCTTTTAGTAAAATCACGGTTCGACTTTTCTAATcgtgtgttttttaaaaacccacCCCACCCCTTTTATGGGATACAAAAACATgaattttttcaagttttcaataAGTAATTTCTTAAAAACCCATTATTCCTAAACATAACactttttctcaattttatttaacaCTAATAATCATCTTATATGATATTTAAGACATGTTtgggtgagaaaaaaaaaaatcaaatttgttTCGAATActgtttttcaaatatcaaattctacttagattttatctagttttttttaattttgtctctattttttaaaccatccaaatataattttaaaaaacaaattcttttgatatttacaatttttaaaaaattgcacacCCAAATGAACCATAacatgttagaaaaaaaaaaagtgttatagGCCAGAGCTGCAACTTGACCCCATTTGAAATTGGGCTTTGAACTCTTCCAGGCTCTCTCCAACCCATTTCAGATAAGAAAGATATAACCCACAGCCACAGGACCATCTCTGGCAGACACACTCCACCACAGAACCCTCTTCAATGGCTTCCATTTGCTACTCTCTTTCGCTCCCTCCCAAACCCAAACCACCAAACTCGAAGATAATCCGACCCTTCCCCACATACCTCTCCAACCCGAACCCATGTCCGAGCTCTATTCCCACATTCCGGAGCTTCAGAACCCGAGCCAACAAACTCGAAGAAGAAGCTCAGAAACCAAATGAAATATCCATGAGCATTGACAATATTCACAGCTTCTTCGAACTCAACTTGGGCAAGTGGAACGGTTCTTTCTTTGTAAGTTTATGCTCGATTGCTTTTGACGTTTTGTATTTTCTAAGGCTGAGCTCTCTGTTTGCTGGCTGAGAAAACgaaggaagagaaaaggaatTCTGGGTCTTATGTTTGATGTTATATTTTGGTTCCAGATGAGGAGTATTATGTCGAAATATGTTTAGTTGAAGTGTCTTTTATTGCCATGCCCCAAAAAAAGTCTTTTGTTGGTTTTCTGGGGCTATGGATTGATGAAAGATGAGAGTTTAGTTATCTTTTTTTGGAATACATTTTGCAGCAATTTGATGCTTATGGGAATTTGTTGCATAAACTGAGTACAAAGCTTGCGGTGAGCTCCTATGGAGAAGATGAACTCATCAGTCTCATTCAGACGTAAGCTTCAGTATTAATGAGCGTTAGTTATTGATAAGggaaaaattattgttattgattCAATTGTTGTTTGCTCCGAGCAATTAACCAGATGAAAAATGCTGTTCGTATTGCTTGATTTGTTCCGAATTCCAACCTGAATGACATGGCAGCAGCAATTCTGAGGCTGATATCATGATGATGATTAAAATATTTCcaaatgaaaatggaagtgtGGTGAGCCATGTCAGTCAGGAAGGACTTCCGGGGCATGAAGTCTATGTAGGATTGCTTTAAAGTGTAATTTGAATGGATGATCACATAATCGATTTGCTATATGAACTTATGGTGCATTGGAAATTTGTTGACTAGAAGTGATTGTTAGTTTTATTAAGGACGTATTGGGAGTTCGTTTTATTGTGTCCAACATAGAGAGGTAGAAACTAATGTGAAATTCTTTTATCCAGAATAGGTCTTCAAAGAAGGGATCTGGTGCCATAGATAATTGTATTTTATTACCTTTTTTCATAAACGCCGGTAGAGAATACTGTAGTGAAATTGGGGTAGATGGCCAAGTTTTTTGGTTGAGAATATGTGTCACAGATGGGCAtaagttttatttgtttcagCAACTATATTGTTTTATGGCTTATAAATTACATGCGTTATGCAATTGGCTTATCTGGTGATCATTAAGGCTTTCTCAACTCTAGAATGacagtttttgtgtttttctttcattttgatatgccaaaaagaagttttttagGTTCTGGTTGTTTTTAAAGGAAATGTAACAAGGATAAGTAGCTTATGGTAATTGATCAATACAAATATTATTGATAGGGAAGTACAACTTGCAATCACATGGGATTGAACCCATGACCCCGCCTTCCACATTTTACTATTTTAGGCAGGAGGACATGCCATTTGTTCCAAAGACCATGGATATAATATTACtgcaattaataataattattgatcTTACACTTTTATCGCTCTATGATCACATTGGCTTAATCCTCTTTTTCCATATAGGCTATACATAAAACAACCTCCATCAGGCACCTCAATTTCAGGATATGAAGATGAGCCAGAGTGGGCAGAgtacaaaattaaagaaaccaaTATGTTCACCATCGACAAATATCAACAGGTGAGTATTCTAGTACTTTGTAGATTTTAAGTGTACTTATCAGCTTTTCCCATGGGTTTGTGATcccattattttttgttgaatgtCCGTTACAACTAGTCTGCAGATTGGTTTTTTCCCAAAAGAGAAAGCATTTGCTCTTAGATACCAGACAGCTGGCATGTTAGAAACCGTGTTAAGGCAAGGGGTTCTTGGGGAAGATGACACTGGCGAAGAATCACCAAAGTAAGTTATTTCTTCTTAGGATGTTCTTCATGTATTGCTGATAATTAGTAGTTGGACTATGCTGTTACATTAATATAGTACATGCCTGTTAAAACctatgaaagaaaagaaaaaatagtaaaGGTATTGCACATAAGTGAAACTAAGGCTGCAATTGGTGGAGATGTTTATTGAAGTTCATTTTGTCATGTTTGTATGGCTATTCTCATTGAACAGAATGAGTCTTGGCTGATAGGTAGCCGGTATTTTAGGGATCAGCTTCTAGTATTTAAAATTTTCGATTGCATTTCATCAGGCATGCTCAGACTTTCCATAGATATGTAGTTATTCCATAGAGCTCATTTCtgcagttttttgtttttgttatttatttcggCAAATGGCTCCATTTTAAGTGCTAGCTTTTTGTCTTCAAATTTGGAAGACTGAGTAGATAAACTCCATGTGAATCTGGCATGTACATACACGACAAGTTTATCTGCTTCCAACATGGAAAGAGTTGCTACTACTAAAGGCTTATGGTATATTATTCTCTATAATGTCAAAGCCTCACTAATATGTCATCATTTATCGAACCATCCAGACCACTAAATGATGAGCCCTAGCTATAAACGACCTAGTGGGCAATTCAGGTCTAAAAAGAGCAATTAGTTAAATACTTTATCTAGTAACAGGGAA
Protein-coding regions in this window:
- the LOC133861621 gene encoding early nodulin-like protein 20, translated to MEGLARRVMVVAVVVLMVMGWQTCAVARLITVGGSHGWNQNVNYTEWSTDHQHLHVGDWLYFIFDKHHYNVLEVNKTSYEKCNDQGFIRNITRGGRDVFQLTEARPYYFLSSGGYCYNGMRVAVYVEVEASETPAPAPAKNGSPPPRALNPMILSAIMTFVLAILLKPAVD